A window of the Pararge aegeria chromosome 2, ilParAegt1.1, whole genome shotgun sequence genome harbors these coding sequences:
- the LOC120632332 gene encoding uncharacterized protein LOC120632332, translating to MTVTSNISDNLANSNCVHDESSNWNTLYCSHLWTDSQARTAIINAPNKNNKAIKYCYTCRGKIRNYGITPSKTIFSPNNHSTPKGNSSHSLIEPHTGLVEKNLDSFSHKDKSKDRITSITDININNAELSQYIPTISRQVDVSFRHKYTSTQYELCTSDLSQRRLRKGLRGIGCIVNFSLTESPKTKRTQIQACSICLMIIAIVIISLVLVNYTTLNFMYDANITSTTLVPIEKIDLNETSSAIISRSTDMPALTESTEKVYKEISSTDDPFLLTTTKNSSHISNVILKIRKNIKTYPRDGKNTHDSKMPKDVINRDLSKRFCSCQKNEVCMLDEINGVSICKIALDMDDPTGCGGLCAMETEACQLVDKARGVRVCRLLTQAACSSEDWRCRNGFCVPSTARCDGSIQCYDRSDEMHCDCDLTKQFRCGHSISCFPNKKMCDGSIDCWDGFDELNCTIECPEDQFTCTDGQCIMSSRFCDGLADCADGSDEPQGCDAACGTHEIQCKNNRCVSRGVHCDGKDDCGDSSDESHCS from the exons ATGACAGTAACTAGTAACATTAGCGATAACTTAGCTAATTCGAATTGTGTACATGATGAATCTTCAAACTGGAATACGTTGTATTGCTCGCATCTTTGGACAGATAGCCAAGCCAGAACAGCGATTATTAATGCGCCTAATAAGAACAATAAAGccattaaatattgttataccTGTAGAgggaaaataagaaattatggGATTACACCTTCAAAGACAATTTTTTCCCCAAACAATCATTCGACTCCAAAAGGAAATTCGTCACACTCATTAATAGAACCGCATACTGGATTGGTTGAAAAAAACTTAGATAGCTTTAGTCATAAGGATAAATCTAAAGATAGAATAACTTCTATTACtgatattaacataaataatgctGAACTGTCACAGTACATTCCGACTATATCTCGACAAGTTGATGTCAGTTTCCGTCATAAATATACAAGTACACAATATGAATTGTGCACTTCAGATTTAAGCCAACGAAGACTGAGAAAAGGCCTAAGAGGCATTGGATGTATAGTAAACTTTTCATTGACTGAAAGTCCTAAGACAAAAAGAACACAGATTCAAGCGTGCTCAATATGCCTGATGATTATTGCAATAGTTATTATAAGTTTGGTTCTAGTTAACTATACCACTCTTAATTTTATGTATGATGCGAATATTACGAGTACAACCTTAGTGCCAATTGAAAAAATAGACCTTAATGAAACATCTTCAGCTATTATCAGTAGATCTACAGATATGCCAGCATTAACTGAATCTACTGAGAAAGTGTATAAAGAAATAAGCTCAACTGATGATCCTTTTCTATTGACCACTACTAAAAATAGTTCTCATATAAGCaacgttattttaaaaatacgtaaGAATATTAAAACATATCCAAGGGATGGAAAAAACACTCACGATAGTAAAATGCCAAAAGATGTTATAAACAGAGATTTGTCAAAAAGATTTTGCTCGTGCCAAAAAAATGAAGTGTGTATGTTAGACGAGATAAATGGTGTCTCGATCTGCAAAATTGCTCTAGATATGGATGATCCTACAG GGTGCGGTGGATTATGTGCCATGGAAACGGAAGCTTGCCAACTTGTAGACAAAGCTCGCGGGGTTCGCGTCTGCCGATTATTAACGCAAGCGGCATGTTCATCTGAAGACTGGCGTTGTCGAAACGGCTTTTGCGTACCTTCAACTGCCCGATGTGATGGATCTATCCAATGCTACGATCGTTCAGATGAAATGCATTGTG ATTGTGATTTAACGAAACAATTTCGATGTGGGCATTCTATATCATGTTTtcccaataaaaaaatgtgtgatggATCTATCGATTGTTGGGATGGTTTTGATGAACTTAACTGCACGATAG AATGTCCTGAAGATCAATTTACATGTACAGATGGGCAATGCATAATGTCATCGAGGTTTTGTGACGGCTTGGCTGATTGTGCAGATGGCAGTGATGAGCCTCAGGGTTGCGATGCGGCTTGCGGGACACATGAAATACAGTGCAAGAATAACCGTTGTGTATCACGTGGGGTCCACTGTGATGGTAAAGATGATTGTGGGGACAGTTCGGATGAATCACATTGCTCTTGA